The following are encoded together in the Bacteroidales bacterium MB20-C3-3 genome:
- a CDS encoding HIRAN domain-containing protein produces the protein MNNSIIPVTPGLMALLNASQTGVSPFRNEIFLLEVVVAGTSFCHDIKSVEEQIAPEKVLTLKREPSNEHDEQAIAIYCENVKVGYVPAEMNLVCARLMDAGKMFFCRVVSKEWRKDWLKIKVNIYMLD, from the coding sequence ATGAATAATTCAATTATACCTGTCACGCCGGGATTAATGGCTTTGCTGAACGCAAGCCAAACCGGAGTATCGCCTTTCAGAAACGAGATATTTCTCCTGGAGGTTGTTGTTGCCGGCACCTCTTTCTGCCATGACATTAAAAGTGTTGAGGAGCAGATTGCTCCGGAAAAGGTTCTTACGCTTAAGAGGGAGCCATCCAACGAGCACGATGAACAGGCAATTGCAATCTACTGCGAAAATGTGAAGGTGGGTTATGTTCCTGCTGAGATGAATCTGGTATGTGCCAGGCTAATGGATGCCGGTAAGATGTTTTTCTGCCGTGTTGTTTCAAAAGAGTGGCGAAAAGACTGGCTAAAGATTAAGGTTAATATTTATATGCTGGATTAG
- a CDS encoding nucleotide pyrophosphohydrolase, translating to MSELNELISKIVKFRDDRDWAQFHNPKDLAIALNIEASELLELFLWKNEDGANIGRVKEELADILIYSLLLANKYNLDVQTIIESKLKQNSEKYPVDKARGSAKKYNEL from the coding sequence ATGTCAGAATTGAATGAATTAATTTCTAAAATCGTAAAATTTCGCGATGACAGAGATTGGGCGCAATTTCATAATCCTAAAGACTTAGCGATTGCTTTAAATATTGAGGCTTCTGAACTACTCGAGTTGTTTTTATGGAAGAATGAAGATGGAGCAAACATCGGCAGAGTTAAAGAGGAGTTAGCTGATATATTAATCTACTCTCTTCTTTTAGCTAACAAATATAACCTGGATGTTCAGACTATTATTGAAAGTAAACTGAAACAAAATTCAGAAAAGTATCCAGTAGACAAGGCAAGAGGTTCTGCCAAGAAATATAACGAGTTATGA